In the Corynebacterium anserum genome, GCACTTCATACACATGAGTCATGTCTACTTCATGTACCTGAGTGAGCTGCGCTGTAGTCTGCAGAGATTCAAGGGTCTTGGCAGCAGTGATCTCCCGAATACGGTTGACCTTCTTGGTCGTACCGATGAGTTCTGCCTTTTGAGGATCCACCTTGAAGGTGGATGCTCGGGACGCAGAAGCTGACTCGGTGGTGCCCGTTTCGCTGGAGGATTTACCTTGAGCAGCAGCGAGGACATCCTGCTTACGGATACGGCCGCCAATGCCGGTGCCTTGAACCTTTGACAGATCCACGTTGTGTTTGTCAGCTAGCTTGCGTACCAGAGGAGTGACGTAAGGGAGAGAGCCCTCCGCGGGCTTGCTTTCTGGAGCTGCATCTTCCTGCGGCTTTTCCTGCTGGGGTTCCGGCTTGTCCTCGGTCTGAGCCTCCTGAGCGGGTGCCTTCTTTTCGGAAGCTGCTTCCTTTTCATTGGCTTTGACGTCGGCTTCATCGTCGGTCGGCTTGTTTGCAGCCTTTGCTTCTGCCTTATCTTCGGTGCGTGAGCTAGAGGACGCGGAGCAGTCGCCGATCTTGGCGATGACTGCGCCGACGTCGACGGTGTCGTCTTCGTCAGCGAGGATTTCCACGAGTGTGCCGGCGACCGGGGAGGGGATCTCGGTGTCAACTTTGTCGGTGGAAACCTCCAGTAGTGGTTCGTCGACCTCCACTTTGTCGCCTGGCTTCTTTAGCCATTGGGTGATGGTGCCTTCGGTGACGGACTCGCCGAGCTCAGGCATCGTTACATCTTGTGTCTCACCGGAGCCAGACGAACCGGACTCACTATCGGCGGATTCGTCAGCAGAGTCCTGAGCGGGTGCCTTCTTTTCGGAAGCTGCTTCCTTTTCATTGGCTTTGACGTCGGCTTCATCGTCGGTCGGCTTGTTTGCAGCCTTTGCTTCTGCCTTATCTTCGGTGCGTGAGCTAGAGGACGCGGAGCCGTCGCCGATCTTGGCGATGACTGCGCCGACGTCGACGGTGTCGTCTTCGTCAGCGAGGATTTCCACGAGTGTGCCGGCGACCGGGGAGGGGATCTCGGTGTCAACTTTGTCGGTGGAAACCTCCAGTAGTGGTTCGTCGACCTCCACTTTGTCGCCTGGCTTCTTTAGCCATTGGGTGATGGTGCCTTCGGTGACGGACTCGCCGAGCTCAGGCATCGTTACATCTTGTGTCTCACCGGAGCCAGACGAACCGGACTCACTATCGGCGGACTCGGCGCTGTCAGTGGAATCTTCATTGGAGGATGCAGCTGCGTCGGAAGAATCTGAGGAGTCCTCCTCATCCGCAGCGGCCTCGTCGGAGTCAGAAGATCCGGAAGCGGAAGGTTCTTCGCCTTCCTCGCCGATCTTGGCGATGACTGCGCCGACGTCGACGGTGTCGTCTTCTTCAGCGAGGATCTCCAGTATGACGCCAGCAACAGGGGAGGGGATCTCGGTGTCAACCTTGTCGGTGGAGACCTCCAGCAAAGGTTCATCAACGGCAACGGTGTCGCCGACCTTCTTCAGCCACTGGGTGACAGTGCCCTCTGTTACGGACTCGCCCAGTTCGGGCATTTCGACGGAGTACGCCATGGTGTAGAAGCTCCTCTAGCTAAGCAGAAATCAGCTGTGGTCGTATTTGGTTGAAATACTACATAAGTCTACGCCTGCCAGTTTCTCGATACAGACTCAGGCAATAATCCTCCCGAGTGCCCATCACATGGCAGCTAGAATGATCACCGTGTTTAACCTTTTTGGACGGCGCAAGAGTGAGGGTGTCACAGCACCGCGTGGGCCGGGAGGCACGATCCGCCCAAAGGACCTCGCTTACCTGCAGGAATGGGCTTCTGCACGCAGTGGGGTGGAAGGATTTGTGGAGCCAGAGACCATCGTGAATGAGATGTCTGTGGTGTTCGTCGATGCCGCTGGCGAGTGGACTCGCCGACGAATTGGAGGCCCGAAGGGCATCGACAAACTCCGTGGAGTTACGGGGGTTCCGCTTTACTTTGCGGAGGAAACTGGGTACCCCCAGCGCATGCGAGATCGTATAGAAAAAGATCGAATTATCCGTGAGCGTCTCAAACAACGTGAAAGGCGTGCCGGCCTTGAGGAAGAACGGGCACGCCATAACTCAGCCGAATGAAGTGGAAAAGACGGATAAGAATTATTCGCCGTGGGCGACCTAGCCACCGTTCGCTATGGATTCAAGCGTGGCCAAGATAGTGCGTACCGGGACTCCTGTTCCTCGCTTAGGGGTGTAGCCATAAGCAGATGCGTCGTTATATGCGGGGCCGGCTACGTCGATGTGGACCCACTCCACGCCCTCGGTGACGAAACGAGAAAGGTAGTGCCCTGCCACAGACATTCCACCCCATCGGCTGTCGGAGATGTTCCGCATATCAGCTACATCGCTCTTCAATGCTTCGTTGAGCTCGGAGGGGAGAGGCATAGGCCAACCGTTTTCGCCTACCGCCTGGCTATGCATGGCAACTTTGTCACGAAAAGCGTGTGAGCCCATGATTCCAGGGGTTCGGTTGCCGAGCGCCACCATCTGTGCACCGGTGAGGGTGGCTGTCTCGATAAGGTAGTCCGGTTTGTCCTCGCAAGCGCGCGCGATGGCATCGGCGAGGATGAGGCGGCCTTCCGCATCAGTATTGAGTACTTCTGTGGTCTGGCCGTCATAGTGGCGAAGGATATCTCCTGGTCGGATAGCCGATGCGGAAAGCATGTTTTCTGCCATGGGGATCGTGGCGATAACCTTAGCGTTGATTTTGAGAGCCGAGGCCAAAAGGATCGACGCCACCACTGCCGCTGAACCACCCATGTCGGAGATCATGTTCCACATGTTGGCTGCGGGCTTGAGAGAAACGCCGCCGGTATCGAAGGTAATGCCTTTGCCAACGAGAGCTACGGTGGGAGTGTTATCGTCGGCGTTGTGTGGGGTGTACGTGAGGCGAACCAAACGCGGTGGGTTTTCCGAACCCCTACCCACGCCGATGATGCCTCCGTACCCCTGGGCTTCTAATTCTATCTCATCGAGGATGTCGACCTCCAAGTCGGAGGCCTTGGCTGCGCTAGCCACGATCTCTGCGTATTTAGCCGGGTAGAGATCGTTGGCGGGCGCATTCACTAGATCACGAGCGAAGCATACTGCGCGAGCGATGCTTGTCGCGCGCTTGGCGGTGGCCCCGCCGTCCTGGGTATTACCGAGCACAGTGATGGTGCCGATAGTTTCCGCTGATGTGGTGGTCTGTTGTCCCGTGTACGCGTATGCACCTAGTGCGTGTCCCACCATGGCTGCCTCCACATTGAAAATGCCGAGGCTGGAGACGACCGTAGCAGCTGTCCCCGCGGCGCGGGAGGCGGAGCCGGCCGCTTGGCGAATGTCTTCGTCGCTAATCTCTTCGACATCTCCCAAGCCCACAGCAAGAATCTTCGCGATGTTTCTATGGGTGGGGTGGCCGCCGGAGGCCGTTGCCTTTTCGGAGTGAGAATCTGTTTGAGATTGGGCGTCGGCCGCTGTCTGCGAGGAGTCTGCCGACGGTTCTGTAGATAGAACAGCACCGGGCAAGGTGGTTATTTCGCCAGCATTACCTTGGGCACCCACCGAGGTAAGTAATTTCCACAGCTCGATTTCCTGCTCGGAGGACAGCACTCGTGTAGGGCCACCGGCTAGTTCAAGGCCACTGTCACCTCGAAACACCGGGACGATGAATGTGTCTATGTCTCCATCAATCTCGTCCAGAGAAGCCGCGAACTGCAGTTTTGGTAAAGCGCCACGAGCAGAGAGCGTTGCCTCTGGTGAGGTGCGAGCAGTCATAAAAGAGTTTCCTAACTTTCCGTTGCTGTGATATGGGGAGGTAAACGCGAGGATTTTGCCACATTCTCTACGAGCTGAGGTATGCGAATACTCACCACGGGTTGGGGCTACTGAACCAACATACTCGGTCATCCCAAGGGATGGAGTAGCATCTGCACCATGACTACAGTGCCAGCATCCACAGAAACTTTCAGCATCCAGCGTTGTGATACACCAACGTCTTCCGCCCGTATTCAAGAGATCTTGAGCAATCCCGGTTTCGGCAATTATTTCACCGACCACATGGTTGTTATTGATTGGAATGAAGAGCACGGATGGCATGATGCGCGCGTAGTACCGTACGCACCTTTTTCTATGGATCCGGCAACGAGCGTTTTTCACTATGGCCAGGCCATTTTCGAAGGTATTAAGGCCTATCGCCAGCCAGATGGTTCAATCGCTACATTCCGTCCTGATCGTAACGCTCAGCGTATGCAGGACTCAGCGGCGCGCATGGCCATGCCGGCGCTACCGGAAGAATTGTTTATAGAGTCTCTACGGCAACTCGTTGATATCGATAAGGAGTGGGTGCCAGCCTCTGGGGGCGAGGAAGCCCTGTATCTGCGTCCATTTATGATCTCCCGTGAGATTTCCCTGGGGGTTCATCCGTCTAACTCCTATACGTATTGCGTGATTGCCTCTCCGGCTGGGGCTTATTTCTCCGGTGGAATTAAGCCTGTGAGCGTGTGGCTGACCACGGAGTATGTCCGAGCATGTCCAGGTGGCACTGGCGCAGCCAAGTTCGCAGGCAATTACGCCGCATCTCTTTTGGCTCAAGCCGAGGCAGAGAAACATGGTTGCGAGCAAGTTGTGTGGTTGGACGCTATCGAGCACACATACATTGAGGAAATGGGTGGTATGAATCTTGCCTTTGTTTTTGGCAAGGGGGCAGACGCAAAGATCGTCACGCCCTCTCTATCCGGATCCTTGCTTCCTGGTGTGACCCGGTCTTCGTTGATCGACGTCGCCAAGGATCTTGGTTACGAGGTAGAGGAGCGCAAGATTTCCACCGAGGAGTGGCATGCTACGGCTGAATCTGGTGAGATGACCGAGGTGTTCGCTTGCGGAACCGCTGCAGTTGTCACCCCGGTGGGCTTTGTGAAATACGACGGTGGTGAGTTCGACGTAAACGGGGGAGCAACCGGTGAAATAACCATGAAGCTTCGCGAGCATCTGACCGGTATCCAGCGTGGCTCCGTGGAAGACAGGCATGGCTGGATGTTTACGCTCGTCTCATAGATCCATGGGCAGGCGGGTCTGACAAAAATCGGGCGTGAAATGGGGATGAGTCGGAAATGGCTGCGGCTGAAACTAGGGGCTAGTGTGAAAAGATCACGGGTGGAATAGGGGGGGACTAGTCCAGCTCTGAGGTCATCGGGGTGTCATGAGACTCGAAATTGAGCGCGTCGACAGCATGCCGCAGCAAAGGAAACGCGAGGATAGCGCCTAATCCCTGGCCGGTTCCAATCCCGGACGTAAGCAGTGGCTCTTTGCGCAGTGCCTTGAGCGCCGGCACATGTGCAGGCTCATCTCCCGCGGAAGCGGCGATCCACCAGTCAGCAGCGCCGGGAACCATCATCTGGGCGCACAGAGCTGCCGCAGTTGTTCCCACACCATCAAAGAGAACAGGGGTGCGGCGAACCGAACATTGAGCTAAAAGGCCAGCGAGAGTTGCGAAATCAGGGGATCCTATACGCCGTAGAATACGGGAGGCATCGGCCTTATCATCACGCACCCGGTACATCGCATCGCGAATGACCGCGGTCTTAGTCTTCCACGCCTCATCGCTGATACCGGAGCCCCTGCCCACGACCTTCACGGGTTCGATGCTGCAGATGGATCCAATTATTGCCGCGGCCACGGTGGTTACCCCACGACCGGCATCACCCAATAACACCAGTTGTGTCCCTTGATCGGCCAGATCATCTGCTATCTCGATACCGCGCGACATGTACTCGAAAAGCTCGGCGGAGGTCATCGCGTCTTCATAATCAATGGATCCTGAAGGGTGGGAAGAGTCGGCGTCGCGGACAGAAACACGAATACCTTCTGCCGTCGCTGCTGAGAGCAAGGGCGAACGCCCCTGCGATATGGCAGCGAGAACATCCTGAGAAAAAGTCTCCGGTAACGCGGAGATTTCAGGGTGAGTACGAGCCACCCCGTGAGTGCCGCCCACCACGACCAGCTGAACATCAGTGAGTGGACGCGGGGGAACGGTGCTTTGACAAGCTGCAAGCCACGCTCCGAGCTGTTCAAGACGACCCAGTGATCGGTTGGGCATGCCAAATTCAGTGGGAATATCCGATCGCCATGCGGTAGCACGCCGACGAAACTCCTCATCGGGAGGAATCACGGGAGGAAAATCAGGCAACTGACTCATGGACTAAACAGTATCGCCAATATTGACCTGAGGGGCGGGGGTGCGCATACGGCGAATCATCGTTGCGCGAGTAAATGCATACATACCCAGGGAAAATTTGGAATGAGGGTTGTTACGGAAGCGTGCATTGACCTCGCGATTAACCCTCCGACCCATAATGAGTCCCTCGGCCAGCATGATAGCAAAGAGCACGAGCATGACTATCGAGGCGAGATTGGCAATAGCTGCGTTGCGCATCCCCAGCAGCATGATGATGATTACGATGAATGTCAATGGCAAGAAGAAATTCATAAGGAAACGGCGAGAATCCACCCAGTTGCGCACGAAGCGCTTTTCCGGTCCTTTGTCCCGTGCCATCAAATATTCCTCGTCGCCGGCCATCATGCGCTCATTAATGCGACGGCGTTCGCGAGCAGACTCTTCACGCTCGCGCTGCTTCATTGCCTTGTATTCCTCTTTCGACATTGAGTTTTTCAACTCTTTGCGGCGCTTGCGAGCTTCCGCAGAGCTGGTCGGCGCGTCGTAAGCAGTGCGACGAGAACCGACCTTGCGCTCAACCTCATTGCGTTTAGGAGTAGGACGACCTTTCTTCGGCGTATATGCTTTGCCGGTACGTTGTTCTGCAGCAGCGTCGGCGGCTTCGGCATTGACGTCGGGTTTCTCAACAGCATTAG is a window encoding:
- the sucB gene encoding 2-oxoglutarate dehydrogenase, E2 component, dihydrolipoamide succinyltransferase, which produces MAYSVEMPELGESVTEGTVTQWLKKVGDTVAVDEPLLEVSTDKVDTEIPSPVAGVILEILAEEDDTVDVGAVIAKIGEEGEEPSASGSSDSDEAAADEEDSSDSSDAAASSNEDSTDSAESADSESGSSGSGETQDVTMPELGESVTEGTITQWLKKPGDKVEVDEPLLEVSTDKVDTEIPSPVAGTLVEILADEDDTVDVGAVIAKIGDGSASSSSRTEDKAEAKAANKPTDDEADVKANEKEAASEKKAPAQDSADESADSESGSSGSGETQDVTMPELGESVTEGTITQWLKKPGDKVEVDEPLLEVSTDKVDTEIPSPVAGTLVEILADEDDTVDVGAVIAKIGDCSASSSSRTEDKAEAKAANKPTDDEADVKANEKEAASEKKAPAQEAQTEDKPEPQQEKPQEDAAPESKPAEGSLPYVTPLVRKLADKHNVDLSKVQGTGIGGRIRKQDVLAAAQGKSSSETGTTESASASRASTFKVDPQKAELIGTTKKVNRIREITAAKTLESLQTTAQLTQVHEVDMTHVYEVRKAHKQAFQDKHGVNLTYLPFFAKAMVEALVAHPNVNASYDSKKKEMTYHSQVNLGIAVDTKNGLLSPVIHNAQELSLPELAKAIVDIADRARNNKLKPNDLSGGTFTITNIGSEGALTDTPILVPPQAAMVGTGAIVQRPVVLTEDGSSAIGIRHMVYLPMTYDHQVIDGADAGRFLSTVRDRLEKGDFEADLEL
- a CDS encoding oxidoreductase, which gives rise to MFNLFGRRKSEGVTAPRGPGGTIRPKDLAYLQEWASARSGVEGFVEPETIVNEMSVVFVDAAGEWTRRRIGGPKGIDKLRGVTGVPLYFAEETGYPQRMRDRIEKDRIIRERLKQRERRAGLEEERARHNSAE
- a CDS encoding leucyl aminopeptidase, which produces MTARTSPEATLSARGALPKLQFAASLDEIDGDIDTFIVPVFRGDSGLELAGGPTRVLSSEQEIELWKLLTSVGAQGNAGEITTLPGAVLSTEPSADSSQTAADAQSQTDSHSEKATASGGHPTHRNIAKILAVGLGDVEEISDEDIRQAAGSASRAAGTAATVVSSLGIFNVEAAMVGHALGAYAYTGQQTTTSAETIGTITVLGNTQDGGATAKRATSIARAVCFARDLVNAPANDLYPAKYAEIVASAAKASDLEVDILDEIELEAQGYGGIIGVGRGSENPPRLVRLTYTPHNADDNTPTVALVGKGITFDTGGVSLKPAANMWNMISDMGGSAAVVASILLASALKINAKVIATIPMAENMLSASAIRPGDILRHYDGQTTEVLNTDAEGRLILADAIARACEDKPDYLIETATLTGAQMVALGNRTPGIMGSHAFRDKVAMHSQAVGENGWPMPLPSELNEALKSDVADMRNISDSRWGGMSVAGHYLSRFVTEGVEWVHIDVAGPAYNDASAYGYTPKRGTGVPVRTILATLESIANGG
- a CDS encoding branched-chain amino acid aminotransferase, producing the protein MTTVPASTETFSIQRCDTPTSSARIQEILSNPGFGNYFTDHMVVIDWNEEHGWHDARVVPYAPFSMDPATSVFHYGQAIFEGIKAYRQPDGSIATFRPDRNAQRMQDSAARMAMPALPEELFIESLRQLVDIDKEWVPASGGEEALYLRPFMISREISLGVHPSNSYTYCVIASPAGAYFSGGIKPVSVWLTTEYVRACPGGTGAAKFAGNYAASLLAQAEAEKHGCEQVVWLDAIEHTYIEEMGGMNLAFVFGKGADAKIVTPSLSGSLLPGVTRSSLIDVAKDLGYEVEERKISTEEWHATAESGEMTEVFACGTAAVVTPVGFVKYDGGEFDVNGGATGEITMKLREHLTGIQRGSVEDRHGWMFTLVS
- a CDS encoding nicotinate-nucleotide--dimethylbenzimidazole phosphoribosyltransferase, with protein sequence MSQLPDFPPVIPPDEEFRRRATAWRSDIPTEFGMPNRSLGRLEQLGAWLAACQSTVPPRPLTDVQLVVVGGTHGVARTHPEISALPETFSQDVLAAISQGRSPLLSAATAEGIRVSVRDADSSHPSGSIDYEDAMTSAELFEYMSRGIEIADDLADQGTQLVLLGDAGRGVTTVAAAIIGSICSIEPVKVVGRGSGISDEAWKTKTAVIRDAMYRVRDDKADASRILRRIGSPDFATLAGLLAQCSVRRTPVLFDGVGTTAAALCAQMMVPGAADWWIAASAGDEPAHVPALKALRKEPLLTSGIGTGQGLGAILAFPLLRHAVDALNFESHDTPMTSELD
- a CDS encoding DUF3043 domain-containing protein → MPWKKDETPAPNAVEKPDVNAEAADAAAEQRTGKAYTPKKGRPTPKRNEVERKVGSRRTAYDAPTSSAEARKRRKELKNSMSKEEYKAMKQREREESARERRRINERMMAGDEEYLMARDKGPEKRFVRNWVDSRRFLMNFFLPLTFIVIIIMLLGMRNAAIANLASIVMLVLFAIMLAEGLIMGRRVNREVNARFRNNPHSKFSLGMYAFTRATMIRRMRTPAPQVNIGDTV